From the Cervus elaphus chromosome 20, mCerEla1.1, whole genome shotgun sequence genome, one window contains:
- the DCLRE1B gene encoding 5' exonuclease Apollo, with amino-acid sequence MNGVLIPHTPIAVDFWSLRRAGSARLFFLTHMHSDHTVGLTSTWTRPLYCSPITAYLLHRHLQVSKQWIRALEVGESHVLPLDEAGRETMTVTLLDANHCPGSVMFLFEGYFGTILYTGDFRYTPSMLKEPALRLGKQIHTLYLDNTNCNPDLVLPSQEEAARQIVELIRKHPQHNIKIGLYSLGKESLLERLALEFQTWVVLSPRRLELVQLLGLADVFTVEEKAGRIHAVDHMEICHSAMLRWNQTHPTIAILPTSRKIYRSHPNIHVIPYSDHSSYLELRVFVAALKPCQVVPIVRRQPCRDYFQDSLSPSLSVPLIPDSVRQYMSSSSRNPSFLWPFLERKLKRLRTQGVVFESLEEDADHSQADRDLKTKNENLAGKLEKQPSHHPLQIKKPSFPGVCSREWEGAVLSSESQKMVTVLTTPSGFPVHLRSTNEKFLSPKTGEEIGVGSYLVPVGDSVASAATENQRAWMGQDSPLSPGSEAAPLLTPELRGLALKYLLTPVDFIQTGFSPRIFDQQVEKYHKLLSTDGRVQNDNLV; translated from the exons ATGAATGGGGTCTTGATCCCTCATACGCCCATCGCGGTGGACTTTTGGAGCTTGCGCCGGGCTGGCTCCGCCCGActcttcttcctgacccacatgCATTCGGACCACACCGTGGGTCTGACTAGCACCTGGACCCGGCCCCTCTACTGCTCCCCAATCACGGCTTACCTCTTGCACCGTCACCTACAG GTGTCTAAGCAGTGGATCCGAGCCCTGGAGGTTGGTGAGAGCCATGTCCTGCCTCTAGATGAAGCTGGACGAGAGACCATGACGGTCACCCTCTTGGATGCCAATCACTGCCCGGGCTCTGTCATGTTTCTCTTTGAAGGATACTTTGGAACCATCCTCTACACAG gtgattttcgGTATACACCATCTATGCTGAAGGAGCCAGCCCTaagactggggaaacagattcaTACCTTATACCTAGACAATACCAATTGCAACCCAGACCTGGTTCTTCCTTCCCAAGAAGAAGCTGCCCGCCAGATTGTTGAACTCATTCGAAAGCACCCACAACATAACATAAAAATTG GACTCTACAGCCTGGGAAAAGAGTCGCTGCTGGAGCGGCTGGCCCTGGAGTTTCAGACCTGGGTGGTCCTGAGTCCTCGGCGCCTGGAGTTGGTACAGCTGCTGGGCCTGGCAGATGTGTTTACAGTGGAGGAGAAGGCTGGCCGCATCCATGCTGTGGACCACATGGAGATCTGCCATTCCGCCATGCTGCGTTGGAACCAGACCCACCCTACCATCGCCATCCTCCCCACCAGCCGGAAGATCTACCGCTCCCACCCGAATATCCACGTCATCCCTTACTCTGACCACTCCTCCTACTTGGAGCTCCGTGTCTTTGTCGCAGCCCTGAAGCCTTGCCAGGTGGTCCCCATTGTCCGGCGACAGCCCTGTAGGGACTACTTTCAGGACAGCTTGAGCCCCAGCCTCTCTGTGCCCCTGATTCCAGACTCTGTACGTCAATACATGAGTTCCTCCTCCAGAAATCCAAGTTTTCTCTGGCCATTTTTAGAAAGGAAGCTCAAGAGGCTGAGAACCCAGGGTGTCGTGTTTGAATCCCTTGAGGAAGACGCTGATCACTCTCAAGCTGACAGGGACTTGAAAACCAAGAATGAGAACCTGGCTGGGAAGCTTGAGAAGCAGCCATCCCACCATCCTTTGCAGATCAAGAAGCCGTCGTTCCCAGGTGTCTGCAGCCGAGAATGGGAGGGGGCAGTCCTTTCCTCTGAGTCCCAGAAGATGGTGACTGTATTAACTACCCCTTCGGGTTTTCCTGTCCACTTAAGGTCTACAAATGAGAAATTTCTTTCTCCGAAAACTGGGGAGGAAATTGGTGTAGGGTCCTACTTGGTACCCGTGGGAGACAGTGTGGCCTCAGCAGCCACAGAGAACCAGAGAGCCTGGATGGGCCAGGATTCTCCCCTGTCTCCCGGCAGTGAGGCTGCCCCTCTTCTGACTCCTGAGCTCAGGGGCCTGGCACTCAAATACCTTCTGACTCCAGTGGACTTTATCCAGACAGGATTTTCTCCCAGGATCTTCGACCAGCAAGTGGAAAAATACCATAAACTCTTGAGTACAGATGGGAGGGTACAGAATGACAACCTTGTTTGA